The uncultured Flavobacterium sp. genome contains a region encoding:
- a CDS encoding LysM peptidoglycan-binding domain-containing protein codes for MLGELEKLKVVAYSDPEFNNKIADGEFSTLMNPEKYTYHYKIETDQTQASGTSTVSPRFNKKLPENLELDFVFDRTGVINGYASSDDGIIDDIEKFKKVILDYNGDEHKPNYLIISWGTLLFKGALTEMDVEFKLFKPDGTPIRAVAKAKFQGFVEDNLRAAKENNKSPDLTHYRTVKEGDTLPLMSFNIYGDSKYYLEVARVNNIINFRKLKTGQKLFFPPLQKQS; via the coding sequence ATGTTAGGAGAATTAGAAAAACTAAAAGTTGTTGCTTATAGTGATCCTGAATTCAACAACAAAATTGCTGATGGTGAATTTTCTACCTTAATGAATCCGGAAAAGTACACGTATCATTATAAAATTGAAACTGATCAGACTCAGGCTTCCGGCACAAGTACGGTTTCTCCAAGGTTCAATAAAAAATTACCTGAGAATCTGGAACTCGATTTTGTTTTTGACAGAACGGGAGTTATCAATGGATACGCAAGCTCTGACGATGGAATTATCGATGATATTGAAAAATTCAAGAAAGTCATTCTGGATTATAACGGTGACGAACACAAACCCAATTATCTCATTATTTCCTGGGGAACTTTGCTTTTTAAAGGCGCATTGACCGAAATGGATGTAGAATTCAAACTCTTCAAACCAGACGGAACTCCAATTAGAGCAGTTGCTAAAGCAAAATTTCAAGGATTTGTTGAAGATAATTTAAGAGCAGCCAAAGAAAACAATAAATCACCTGATTTAACGCATTACAGAACTGTAAAAGAAGGTGATACATTGCCTTTGATGTCCTTTAATATCTACGGTGATTCTAAGTATTATCTGGAAGTTGCCAGAGTCAATAACATTATCAATTTCAGAAAATTAAAAACAGGGCAAAAACTATTTTTCCCACCCTTACAAAAACAATCCTGA
- a CDS encoding DUF5908 family protein — protein MPIEIKELHIKINVNEGSKPNTSANAQKSKETDAVAECVEQVMKIIERKKER, from the coding sequence ATGCCTATAGAAATAAAAGAGCTTCACATTAAAATAAACGTGAACGAAGGATCAAAACCAAATACTTCTGCAAATGCTCAAAAAAGCAAAGAGACAGATGCAGTGGCAGAATGTGTAGAACAGGTTATGAAAATTATTGAACGTAAAAAAGAACGCTGA
- a CDS encoding phage tail protein: MANYYPPVGFHFLVEFEGLGSKEKDHQFQSVSGLSVDIETEEMAEGGENRFKHKLPVKAKYPNLTLKRGMLIDSAVIDWCRDAIENFAFRPVNLTIKLLNQEHQPLISWNVVHAYPVKWSVEDFNAEESKIVVENVELTYNYFTLIKS; the protein is encoded by the coding sequence ATGGCTAACTATTACCCACCTGTAGGTTTTCACTTTTTAGTTGAATTTGAAGGTCTTGGTTCTAAAGAAAAAGACCATCAGTTTCAATCGGTTTCCGGCTTGTCTGTAGATATAGAAACTGAGGAGATGGCTGAAGGTGGAGAAAATAGATTCAAACACAAACTTCCTGTAAAGGCAAAATATCCAAACCTGACTTTAAAAAGAGGAATGCTGATTGATTCTGCTGTTATTGACTGGTGCAGGGATGCTATCGAAAATTTTGCTTTCAGACCCGTAAACCTGACCATTAAATTGCTCAATCAGGAACATCAGCCTTTGATTTCATGGAATGTGGTACACGCCTATCCCGTAAAATGGTCTGTTGAAGATTTTAATGCCGAAGAAAGTAAGATCGTAGTAGAAAACGTTGAGCTTACCTATAATTATTTCACCTTAATTAAAAGCTAA